ttataatttatttaactggTGCTCTTTATACCACATTGGATATAAAATcgttcttttactttttatttcgtTCAATATCAATGATTGTAGATATAGAAATAATACGgggaaattattaataaatatactatacttaataaatacaatacgaaaatgatttatttggcAATcgttacagtaaaaaaaaataagcgaTTTTAGCTTTtcaatcaaagaaaatatatatatatatttgggggcACATCTTGGGGggagttatataaaaaaaacaacaaaggtGCTTGAAAGACTTATATAGTTTGCGTTTGCAAACAAGTACTGTGGATTTTTAACAGTAATgagcatatgtatataaatatatcgaaTTTGTACTTACAAagatatcataattataaaggGGCGGTGGGAGggacaaaataattttcttaggtgatttatttaataattaaaagcaatcatattttatttttacatacattaaaaaatataaataaataaactataatcaAATAGCAAATTAGgaagatttaaaaacatttcaaaacaaaatttacttttctctttctttttgttgaAGCATTTAGCCATTcagtattattattctttaagtaAGAAATCACagtaagataattaaaaaaacaatgtatatGACAAAGGTATACAAAattatgacataaaaaaaaagaaataaaaaatcgaaAACGTAAAATACAGGTATAAAAAACAGTTGAGTTTATACCATACATATAAGGAGAAAACatctttgaatttgaatttctttacaaaaaagtagTTGCTTGCAGAACAAATACGACAAAAAAAACCGGATAATTTTAtcataagtttaaatattaaaagcatagaaaatattaatatatttagttaaatgatataaaatcgCTGATTTGAGTGTAGGGAGACTGAGGGACTATTACACGGTGTTTGGGTGGacaatattcatattcaaaGTTTAGTAGTAGTAGTCAGACGAtctaaatagttgttttttgtacaACTTGTAGTCTTGACAGATCCTAAGGGGATGTTTATTATTACTCTTCCATCCCTTGAAAAATAATCCACGCAAAACCCTCCCAATATTCGAGATCATCATGCTTTCCTCCACGAGGTGAAAGACCAATCGAAACGTACTTACACAGCCTTCATCGATTGTCACGGGTTGGAGTTTATAAAACTTGTTCTCCTTGCCTTTAGAGTCAAGGATCTTGAACACAACCGTGGCTCCACGGATACCATAGGGTTCACTTTCACTCATTCGGAGGATATCATTTGTGATTTTCTCAAATAAGAAAGACGATATCCCCAGGGCGGAAATGCGACTCTTGAGACGTTTGACTAAAAAATTCTTGAGTCCGGGACCACAATGATCCTCATATGTAAAATATGTGGATCCTAGCTCGGATTCAGAAGATATGGAGCTCTCAGTGACAGATCCAACTGAGTCAGATCGCTTGAGACAGTATGGTGGATAATCATCATCGTAGTAATAGTAGGCATCACCTTCCATAGGAACCAttgagaattttaatttttttagagataaaaTATGGATTGTACGTCAGAGTACAATGGTAGAATATTTCGTTgaaagagaaacacaaaaattCATAGAACTATAGATAATACAATTTAGTGACGGCCTAATAGTCACTATTCAACAAAAGTAATTCAGACACCTTTACACTCTCcaacagctattcacagacTGAAACAAGTGTTGCAATATTGTACCCTCTTAAAATAATTCGTTCCTCTTCTAAGGATCAACCAGTAATCATTGAGCTCCCGATAAGACGAAGACTTATCTTTCACACTTTCTTCATAAAGTAACTTTTGAACTAGAGACACctatgaaacaaagaaaaagaagaattaaattacttgaaattataaataagtaataattatctttcccataaaaagaatttgaataatataataataactaatccAATGTCACTTCCAGACTCTCTTAACAAATAGTACTCAAAtgcacattttaaattaatcttaaaattaTCCTATCCACGTGCTCATATCCacaatatattaagtatattttttatgatgacaCATTGTGAAATAGGATATTAGTACTGTACATATTAGGTATAAACggccttttaaaaaagaaagagaggtTGCGTGAAAAATATGCTAGATAAACTTGCGAAAATTTATTGAGAGTCTTCAAATTCACATtattgaggggaaaaaaaaatccgtacGTAAGGTCCTACAAAAAAGATCtgattactttttcaattttatttacagggtagtattgatataatatatttgtgctAACACTGTCAATCAATTTAGCAAATAATGTATGTTATTTCTAAGTTAAAATGccaacttttattcattatttgactTATCAACAACAGCTTGACTCTATTGTCATGTGCTTGACAAGTAGAGTCCGTGTATTTTCataaaaggaggaaaaacagAGCTCTAACCTACGTAGGATTGGTACTACTTTTCCatgcataattattaattaattgttgggAAAACTTATCGACAGTCAGTCAAATACTGTTACTAtaggaatttaattatattttgctaaCGTGTAGTAATTGATAGGTGATGATatcaaaaacatagaaaaaacaaagataCAAAACAATTGTGTATGATCAATAAAGTCAATCATGTAGAATTtgttaatatcccaaaatacatacGGTGTATTTATTGTCCTGAATGTCCAGTAGTTGTAGATACAAAGAGATAGATTTATAATCTATCTAATGGAAGCTCTTTGATGATGGATCATAGATAAATAATCAGGGAACTGAATCAAACTATAATACGTATATATCTATACAACAGCACAATACGAAGAGAAATTAACACAGGGTTCGAGTTCACCAGAGTCCttacaaaatatagatattcCAGTCTCCAAAT
The sequence above is drawn from the Lepeophtheirus salmonis chromosome 5, UVic_Lsal_1.4, whole genome shotgun sequence genome and encodes:
- the chrb gene encoding DNA damage-inducible transcript 4-like protein, with the translated sequence MVPMEGDAYYYYDDDYPPYCLKRSDSVGSVTESSISSESELGSTYFTYEDHCGPGLKNFLVKRLKSRISALGISSFLFEKITNDILRMSESEPYGIRGATVVFKILDSKGKENKFYKLQPVTIDEGCVSTFRLVFHLVEESMMISNIGRVLRGLFFKGWKSNNKHPLRICQDYKLYKKQLFRSSDYYY